In candidate division KSB1 bacterium, the genomic stretch GGCCGCCGCCGCCGTGCGGAATGCAAAAGGTTTTGTGCAGATTGACGTGACACACATCGGCGCCCAACTCGGCCGGGCGGCACAAACCGACTTGCGCGTTGAGATTGGCGCCGTCCATGTAAACTTGGCCGCCATTGCTGTGAACGATCGCGCAAATTTCTTTGATCGACTCTTCGAAGACACCGTGCGTTGAAGGATAGGTCACCATCAGCGCCGCCAGCTTGTCACGATGCTGCTCGGCTTTGGCTTTGAGATCGGCGACGTCGATGTTGCCTTGTTCATCACATTTCACCACCACCACCTGCATTCCTGCCATCGCCGCGCTCGCCGGATTGGTGCCGTGCGCCGATTGCGGAATCAAACAAATTTTTCGCTGCCCCTCGCCGCGGCTGTGATGATATCCACGAATGACGAGCAAGCCGGTATATTCGCCCTGCGCGCCGGAATTCGGCTGTAAGGACACGGCGCTGAACCCGGTGATTTCGGCCAGCCAGCTCGAAAGCTGTCGAAAAATTTCCTGATAGCCTTCGGCTTGCTCGAGCGGAACAAACGGGTGCAGCTTGCTCAACTCCGGCCAGGTGATCGGCAGCATTTCAGCGGTGGCGTTGAGCTTCATGGTGCAGGAACCGAGCGGAATCATGCTGGTGGTCAGCGACAAATCTTTGGCTTCGAGCCGGCGCAAATACCGCAGCATCTCGGTTTCCGAATGATATTTGTTGAAAACCGGATGTTGTAAATAAGCCGATTGTCGTTTCATGCCGCCGTTGTAACCGGGCGCCAATTCTGCAGCTAATTTTTCAACGGTGAAATCGCGTGGGCGGCTCAACGCAAAAATATCGAACAACGCCGTCAAGTCACCGGCACCAACCGTTTCGTCGAGTGCGATGCCCAGCGTGCCGTCGCTGTAGCGGCGAAAATTGATTTGGCGAACTTCAGCCCTGGCCAAAATCGCGTCGAGAGAACGATCGCCAATGTCAACACGCAGCGTGTCAAAAAAATCCTCGTGTACCATGCGATAACCGAGACGTTTGAGGCCTGCCGCCAAAACTTTCGCCAACCCGTGAACGCGCTCGGCAATTTTTTTCAAGCCTTGCGGGCCGTGATAAACCGCGTACATGCCGGCAATCACCGCGAGCAACACCTGCGCGGTGCAAATATTCGAGGTGGCCTTTTCGCGGCGAATGTGCTGCTCGCGCGTTTGCAGCGCCATGCGATAAGCTTTGCGGCCTTGCGGATCAACCGAGACGCCGATGAGGCGTCCGGGCAATTGACGTTTGCAGGCATCGCGCGTTGCCAGATAAGCCGCGTGCGGGCCGCCATAACCAAGCGGCACGCCGAAGCGCTGCGTATTGCCGACTGCCGCGTCGGCGCCAAATTCCCCGGGTGGAATCAGCAACGCCAGGCTCAACAAATCCGCCGCGACAGCAACGAGCGCGCCAGCCGTGTGCGCTTCATTGCAGAAGTCGCGATAATCCTCAATCGCGCCGTCGGTGGCGGGATATTGCAGCAAGGCGCCAAAAACTTTTTCGGTAAATTTGAACTCGCGATAATTGCCGACAATGATTTCAAGGCCCAACGCCTGCGCGCGCGTTTGCACCACGCTGATGGTTTGCGGATGACAGAGCTCCGACACAAAAAACTGCGCCTGCCGCGGTTGCTTTTTCACACTATAAAACATCGCCATCGCTTCCGCCGCCGCAGTTGCTTCATCGAGCAACGAAGCGTTGGCAATCTCGAATCCCGTCAACTCCATCACCATCGTCTGGAAATTGATGAGCGCCTCCAACCGCCCCTGCGCGATCTCGGCCTGATACGGCGTGTACGGCGTGTACCAGCCGGGATTCTCGAGAATGTTGCGCCGAATCACCGGCGGGGTGATGGTGTCATAATAGCCCATGCCGATATACGAGCGGTAAATTTTATTTTTGGCGGTAATTTTTTTCAGCTCAGTTAAAAGCTCATACTCGCCATACGTTGTGTCAATTTTTAAAGGACGATCGGAGCGAACGACCTCCGGCACGACCGTTGCGATAAATGTGTCGAGAGACGAGGCGTTCAGCGTTTGCAACATTTGTGCAATTTCATTTTCATCCGGTCCAATATGCCGCCGCGCGAAGGTATCAGGACGGGCAAGATCGATTGACATATAAAAACTCCTGAATATCACAATACGGATCACGTCAAATGGAACAATCCATGAATTTGAACCATAAACTTAAAAACACGGAGAAAAAGGAGCAGGCGGAGTTTCACGGAGAAGCGCAATGATCAATTGTATATAGTGCAGATTTCATTGCAGTTTAAAATCAGGGTAATCTCCGGGACACTCTGCGTTCTCCATTACTACGTGGTTTAAAAAATCCTTGCTGAAAAAAATATGCTGCAAGATAAATCCACCCATACAAAAACCAAATCCCGCGCTTCCACATTTTTTCGAAACGGGAAAGGCGGGATGCAGGAAAACTCGAACCCAGTGTTGCGGGATACCGAACATTGACTCAGGCAATCTCTTTCTGATAATCCTCAGCCGATAAAAGATTCTCGACTTCCTCTCGATTCGATAATTTAATTTTGATCAGCCAGCCCTCGCCGTAGGGGTCCTGATTGATCAACTCGGCGTGCTCGGCCAGCTTGGCATTCACTTCCGTAATGGTTCCGCTCAAGGGCGCGAACAACTCCGAAACGGTTTTGACGGCTTCGATCGTGCCAAACGGTTGCATCTGCGTCGTGGCGGTATTGACGGCAGGAAGCTCGACAAACACGATGTCGCCCAGTTCGCTCTGCGCATAATCGCTGATGCCGATTGTCGCCACCTCACCGTCGAGTCGCACCCATTCGTGTTCTTTGGTATACAACAAGTCCACAGGAAATTTCATAAGTCATGCCTCGCAAATTTTTTATCAAAAACCCGACTCAATATTTATGTCCATTTTTCCCTCCAGCGCAACGTGAATGTTGTATCACGCCGCCAAAGCCGGCTGCGTCTCCATTTTGAGCCGCTTGAAAAACTGCTCGAGGTATTTCGTATCAAACTTGCCGGATTGAAAATCGTGATCGGCCATCACTTTTTGATGAAATGGTATCGTCGTGCTGATGCCTTCGATGATGAATTCGTCCAGCGCCCGTTCCATGCGTTCGATGGCCTCGGGCCGGGTTTTGCCGTGCGCGATCAACTTGGCAATCAATGAGTCGTAAAACGGCGGAATTTTATAACCGGCGTAGGCATGCGTGTCGACGCGAATGCCGATGCCGCCGGGCACGTGCAACGACTTGATCAAACCCGGTGATGGCCGAAATCCGTTTTCCGAATCTTCGGCGTTAATGCGGCACTCGATCGCATGGCCGCGCATTTTGAAATTCGGATTGATGTTGTCCAGCCGCTCGCCGCGCGCCACGCGAATCTGTTCTTTCACCAAATCCAGGCCAAACACCGACTCGGTCACTGGATGCTCGACTTGAATGCGCGTGTTCATCTCCATGAAATAAAACTCGCCGTCCTGGTAGAGAAATTCAATCGTGCCGGCGTTGACGTAGTTGACGCTTTTGGCGCCGGCGACCGCCGCCTCGCACATGCGCCGGCGAATTTCCGGCGTGATGGCCGGCGACGGCGATTCTTCCACCAGCTTCTGGTGCTTGCGCTGAATCGAACATTCGCGCTCGCCCAGGGAGAAAACGTTGCCGTGCATGTCGCCGATCAGTTGCACTTCGATGTGGCGTGGATGGTCGAAATATTTTTCCATGTAAACCGAAGGGTTTCCAAATGCGGCTTCGGCCTCGGCTTGCGCCTGTTTGAAGGAATTTTCCAATTCGCTTTCTTCGCGCACGATGCGCATGCCCCGACCGCCGCCGCCGGCTGTGGCTTTGATGATGACCGGATAGCCGAGCTCCGCCGCCACGTTCAACGCGGCTTTGACATCAGGCAGCACGCCGTTACTGCCGGGAATCGTCGGCACGCCGGCTCGCCGCATGGTTTCTTTGGCCAGCGCCTTGTCGCCCATCGCCGTGATCATTTCCGGCGAGGGGCCGATGAACTTGATATCGCAGGAGGCGCACACTTCGGCAAATTGCGCATTCTCCGACAAAAAACCATAGCCGGGATGAATCCCCTCGGCATTGGTCACTTCCGCGGCGCTGATCAGACGCGGAATATTCAAATAACTTTCACGGCTCGGCCCGGGCCCGATGCACACGGCTTCATCGGCAAAGCGCACGTGCAGTGACTCGGCGTCGGCTTCGGAATAAACCGCCACGGTTTTGATGCCCAATTCCTTGCACGCGCGAATCACGCGCAGGGCGATCTCGCCGCGATTGGCAATCAGAATTTTTTTCAAGTTTTTTCGACCCGAAAGAGCGGCTGGTTATATTCGACCGGTTGGCCGTTTTCAACGAGAATTTCGGCAATCCGGCATGGAAATTCGGCTTCGATTTCGTTCATTAACTTCATGGCTTCGATGATGCACAAAACCTGGCCCTTGCTCACCGTGGTGCCGATTTGAACGTAAGGATCGGCATCCGGTCCCGGCGCGCGATAGAACGTGCCAACCATCGGCGATTTGATCTCAATGAGATTTTTGGCTGGGGCTGGTGCTTCCGCAGCGGTTTTGGGCAGCTCACCAGACGGCGCCGGAGACGGTGACACCGCCGGAGCCGGCGTGGCTGCGGTGGGAATTTGCACGTGCGTCATCGGAAACGGCGGCGCCAGGTGGGAATTGCTTGGGTATTTCGAAATTTTGACCTTGCGTCCCCACCGGGAGACTTCCAGGTCCGCGATGCCACTCTCTTCGACGATTTTCACCAATCGCCGGATTTCGTCTTCATTCATGCCTCTTCCTCCAGCCCCCGGAAATTTTTTCTTGACTGCTTTTCATCAATGCGTTACTTCTTGGGACAGGTCAATATAAATGATTATCATAAAAAAGTCAACTGCAATCTTGACTATCGATTCCGTACGATCATTGTATACACCTTCTTCATTTCGCTGCGCTGAAAATGCGGCGCCAGCGCCCGCATGACGCCGGCCTTGTCGTCATGAATGGACAAGTCCAACTTATCATATTCCGTCAGCACGCGCTCCTTGAATTCAAATTCGTACTTGACTTGCTTGATGCAGTTTTCAATGTGCGGGCGAAACATCTCGATTTCACGATCCTGATATTCCTCGAGCAACAGCGGCCGCAGCGTGTCGTAATTCAGCTCGTCGCTCGTCTCCAAAAGATTCCAGCAGGTGGCGATCACCGCCTTCTTGTTGATGCCGGCCGCCCAATGAATCTCCTCGACCGATTCGGGTTTGCATTTCCACATGCTCACGCGGCCATCGGGTTCTTCGACATACCAAACCGTTCCCTCGATGCCGCTGAGTTTTTCGTCTTCCGTGCGGCGGTTGCGCTTCTCCATTTCGGCGCGAATCTCGGCATATTTCGCCACCGGATCTTCGCCCGCCACCAGCTCGCCCACGACCGGCGCGCCGGGAACGCCGAGCAAATTCAATTTGTACAACGGCACGATGCTCGCGTCACGACGCACGCCGAACAGCGCGGCGACGGCGAGATCGACATCGTAAACCATCAAATGGGTGTTGCGGCTGCCGTACATTTCAAAACTGATGTGGCAATCATTGGCGTCGACCAGTTTTGAAATGGCCGGATGTTTCTTCAACAGTTCTTGCCACATATCGAGAAACGGCCCCCAGCGGCTGTTGCGCAGCGTTGGCGCCAAGCGCAATTTATAAGTTAAATACCACTGCCCTTGGCCGTCACGATAACGATAGGCGAGCACATTCGTGCCGTCCAGTTTTTCGTAAAGATGAATTTTTTTGACTGGCGGGAAATGAAACGAGCCGTCTTTGCCGAACGGATAGTGCAATTTCGGCGTGGCGAG encodes the following:
- the gcvP gene encoding aminomethyl-transferring glycine dehydrogenase is translated as MSIDLARPDTFARRHIGPDENEIAQMLQTLNASSLDTFIATVVPEVVRSDRPLKIDTTYGEYELLTELKKITAKNKIYRSYIGMGYYDTITPPVIRRNILENPGWYTPYTPYQAEIAQGRLEALINFQTMVMELTGFEIANASLLDEATAAAEAMAMFYSVKKQPRQAQFFVSELCHPQTISVVQTRAQALGLEIIVGNYREFKFTEKVFGALLQYPATDGAIEDYRDFCNEAHTAGALVAVAADLLSLALLIPPGEFGADAAVGNTQRFGVPLGYGGPHAAYLATRDACKRQLPGRLIGVSVDPQGRKAYRMALQTREQHIRREKATSNICTAQVLLAVIAGMYAVYHGPQGLKKIAERVHGLAKVLAAGLKRLGYRMVHEDFFDTLRVDIGDRSLDAILARAEVRQINFRRYSDGTLGIALDETVGAGDLTALFDIFALSRPRDFTVEKLAAELAPGYNGGMKRQSAYLQHPVFNKYHSETEMLRYLRRLEAKDLSLTTSMIPLGSCTMKLNATAEMLPITWPELSKLHPFVPLEQAEGYQEIFRQLSSWLAEITGFSAVSLQPNSGAQGEYTGLLVIRGYHHSRGEGQRKICLIPQSAHGTNPASAAMAGMQVVVVKCDEQGNIDVADLKAKAEQHRDKLAALMVTYPSTHGVFEESIKEICAIVHSNGGQVYMDGANLNAQVGLCRPAELGADVCHVNLHKTFCIPHGGGGPGMGPIGVASHLAKFLPSHPVVATGGEKAIGPVSAAPWGSANILVISWAYIAMMGGEGLTQATKAAILNANYMAQRLSKYYPILYRGTHGGVAHEFILDMRRFKTSAGIEVEDIAKRLMDYGFHAPTVSFPVAGTLMIEPTESESKEELDRFCEAMIAIRKEIEEIEAGVADREKNVLKNAPHTAEMIASDQWNFPYSRERAVFPLPWVRARKFWPAVGRIDSAYGDRHLVCACPPMEAYES
- the gcvH gene encoding glycine cleavage system protein GcvH, yielding MKFPVDLLYTKEHEWVRLDGEVATIGISDYAQSELGDIVFVELPAVNTATTQMQPFGTIEAVKTVSELFAPLSGTITEVNAKLAEHAELINQDPYGEGWLIKIKLSNREEVENLLSAEDYQKEIA
- the accC gene encoding acetyl-CoA carboxylase biotin carboxylase subunit — its product is MKKILIANRGEIALRVIRACKELGIKTVAVYSEADAESLHVRFADEAVCIGPGPSRESYLNIPRLISAAEVTNAEGIHPGYGFLSENAQFAEVCASCDIKFIGPSPEMITAMGDKALAKETMRRAGVPTIPGSNGVLPDVKAALNVAAELGYPVIIKATAGGGGRGMRIVREESELENSFKQAQAEAEAAFGNPSVYMEKYFDHPRHIEVQLIGDMHGNVFSLGERECSIQRKHQKLVEESPSPAITPEIRRRMCEAAVAGAKSVNYVNAGTIEFLYQDGEFYFMEMNTRIQVEHPVTESVFGLDLVKEQIRVARGERLDNINPNFKMRGHAIECRINAEDSENGFRPSPGLIKSLHVPGGIGIRVDTHAYAGYKIPPFYDSLIAKLIAHGKTRPEAIERMERALDEFIIEGISTTIPFHQKVMADHDFQSGKFDTKYLEQFFKRLKMETQPALAA
- the accB gene encoding acetyl-CoA carboxylase biotin carboxyl carrier protein; amino-acid sequence: MNEDEIRRLVKIVEESGIADLEVSRWGRKVKISKYPSNSHLAPPFPMTHVQIPTAATPAPAVSPSPAPSGELPKTAAEAPAPAKNLIEIKSPMVGTFYRAPGPDADPYVQIGTTVSKGQVLCIIEAMKLMNEIEAEFPCRIAEILVENGQPVEYNQPLFRVEKT